CCTACTTGATCGCTCAAGGTGTCGGTCCAATACGGGTCTTCATAGACGGCTTTGTAGAGTTGCTCTCTTTGTTCTTCGCTTTCAAATCGACGAATCCACACGTAGAGATCGTCTTCTTCTTCGCCGACAAAACTTCCGATAACTACCATGCCTTTTGATATTTGAAACGGGATGATTTCACTCTCCATAAATGCAACCCATTCTTC
The Gemmatimonadota bacterium DNA segment above includes these coding regions:
- a CDS encoding NIPSNAP family protein; translation: MFFELRQYRTQPGKREEWVAFMESEIIPFQISKGMVVIGSFVGEEEDDLYVWIRRFESEEQREQLYKAVYEDPYWTDTLSDQVGALIDRERIVVTRLNATSKSVIQ